From Methylomonas sp. EFPC3, a single genomic window includes:
- a CDS encoding DUF2309 domain-containing protein, whose amino-acid sequence MTNEVYYMESVSHICHSAEPNGSHSDRRDCGFDLDRAIDNVSHWLPTQGPLKDFIHHNTLHAVQHLPFHEGVALAAKIFGARSYLPLSDYQNRYREGRINDHAIDWALQRADLNDNQRLALRDSLFSADKQSHYPPISLANHGIRTRWLNELEVDLNALAHPVLFRLLANFLDQGISRWSLPKANESFWDCVLRLTQNSLLPLYPFQEKSVRDLLNLGPDQVILHCLQRMVGLETWYEQYILEMLLGHPGWSGMVRLIELNPQTLLARRDISLQQLIAFELACELALLQKKRGANFGNIAALKQLDSVPRFNGGAMQTQVPLRLKVWHEAMEWSLHSELLQALKNQPVPGRSPTAKPAVQAQALFCIDDRECSLRRHLEEINPAIQTFGAAGFFGIDFLYQGLDDVYPVAQCPTAIEPKHLIVEAAEDQAETKQKTGKLSSLHFTAHSMLRGWLFTQTLGLGYAARLAWNVFRPGAGLLNIEQLSEVKAHSHLHLLRETDEPTPEGYLLGFSFPEMADRVGGLLRNIGLTKDFAPLVVIVAHGSSSVNNPHFAAYDCGACAGKPGAPNARAFAWMANQDAVRDILRERGIDIPAATYFVPALHNTSRDEITYFDPNSYLHRDHKVLHAFKHDMHHALLRNARERCRWFELGPQSHSNKAAHQHVVARASSIFEPRPEYNHSNNLYCLVGRRQLSRQLFLDRRSFLHSYDPASDPNGEIMAKILSAIIPVCGGINLEYLFSRIDNSVYGAGTKLPHNVIGLLGVANGVEGDLRTGLPSQMIEVHEPARLLMVVEQTTAIMDKALAGIGGLQEWLDGEWIRLVSCDPASHELQLYAKHGWENIELPDTLQTPAAPHSEKIILGKTATIPVHQLSGRRA is encoded by the coding sequence TTGACCAACGAGGTTTATTACATGGAATCGGTTAGCCATATTTGTCATTCGGCGGAGCCGAATGGCAGCCACTCCGACCGCCGAGATTGCGGTTTCGACCTGGATCGCGCCATCGACAATGTATCGCACTGGTTGCCGACGCAAGGTCCGCTAAAAGACTTCATCCACCACAATACCTTACATGCGGTACAGCACTTGCCGTTTCACGAAGGCGTCGCGCTGGCGGCAAAAATATTCGGCGCGCGCAGCTATTTGCCGCTCTCCGATTACCAAAACCGCTACCGTGAAGGCCGGATCAACGACCATGCCATCGACTGGGCTTTGCAGCGTGCCGACTTGAACGACAACCAGCGCCTAGCGCTGCGCGACAGCCTATTTAGTGCAGACAAGCAAAGCCATTACCCGCCGATTTCTCTAGCCAACCACGGGATACGTACCCGTTGGCTAAACGAATTGGAAGTGGATTTGAATGCGCTGGCGCATCCGGTCTTATTTCGTCTACTGGCCAACTTTCTGGATCAGGGCATCAGCCGCTGGAGCTTGCCGAAGGCAAACGAGAGTTTTTGGGATTGCGTGTTGCGCTTAACCCAAAACAGCCTGCTGCCGTTGTATCCGTTTCAAGAAAAAAGCGTACGCGACTTGCTCAACCTCGGCCCGGATCAAGTCATTCTGCATTGTTTGCAACGCATGGTCGGCCTCGAAACCTGGTACGAACAGTACATTCTGGAAATGCTGCTCGGTCATCCCGGCTGGTCCGGTATGGTCAGACTGATCGAACTGAATCCGCAAACCTTGCTGGCCCGCCGCGATATTTCGTTGCAGCAATTGATCGCATTCGAACTGGCCTGTGAACTAGCCTTGCTGCAGAAAAAACGCGGTGCCAATTTCGGCAATATTGCCGCCTTGAAACAGCTGGATTCGGTGCCGCGCTTCAACGGCGGCGCGATGCAAACTCAGGTTCCGTTAAGGCTGAAAGTCTGGCACGAAGCCATGGAATGGTCCCTGCATAGCGAATTGTTGCAGGCTTTGAAAAACCAGCCGGTTCCGGGCCGGTCGCCAACCGCCAAGCCGGCGGTGCAAGCGCAGGCACTGTTTTGCATCGACGACCGGGAATGCTCGTTACGCCGGCATTTGGAAGAAATCAATCCGGCAATCCAAACCTTCGGCGCCGCCGGCTTTTTCGGCATCGATTTTCTGTACCAGGGCCTGGACGACGTCTATCCGGTGGCGCAATGCCCGACCGCGATTGAGCCTAAACATTTGATCGTCGAAGCGGCGGAAGACCAAGCCGAAACAAAACAAAAAACCGGTAAGTTGTCCAGCCTGCACTTCACGGCGCATTCGATGCTGCGCGGTTGGTTGTTTACCCAGACCTTGGGTCTGGGTTACGCGGCGCGCCTGGCCTGGAACGTATTCCGCCCCGGCGCCGGCCTGCTTAATATCGAACAGCTCAGCGAGGTCAAGGCTCACAGCCACTTGCACCTGCTGCGCGAAACCGACGAACCCACGCCGGAAGGCTATTTATTGGGCTTTTCCTTTCCGGAAATGGCCGACCGCGTCGGCGGCTTGTTGCGCAATATCGGCTTGACCAAGGATTTCGCACCTTTGGTAGTCATTGTCGCCCACGGCTCCAGCAGCGTGAACAATCCGCATTTTGCCGCCTACGACTGCGGCGCCTGCGCCGGCAAACCCGGCGCGCCGAATGCCCGCGCCTTCGCCTGGATGGCGAATCAGGACGCGGTACGGGACATCCTGCGTGAACGCGGTATCGACATTCCGGCCGCCACTTATTTCGTACCGGCGCTGCATAACACCAGCCGCGACGAAATCACTTATTTCGATCCGAATTCCTATTTGCACCGCGACCATAAAGTGCTGCACGCCTTCAAGCACGACATGCACCACGCCCTGTTACGCAACGCGCGCGAACGTTGCCGCTGGTTCGAATTGGGCCCGCAATCGCATTCCAATAAAGCAGCGCATCAACACGTCGTCGCCCGCGCCTCGTCGATTTTCGAACCGCGCCCGGAATACAACCATTCCAACAACCTGTATTGCCTGGTCGGCCGCCGCCAATTGAGCCGGCAATTATTTCTGGACCGGCGCTCGTTTCTGCATTCCTACGATCCGGCCAGCGATCCCAACGGCGAGATCATGGCCAAGATTCTGTCTGCGATCATTCCGGTCTGCGGCGGTATCAACCTGGAATATTTGTTCTCTCGGATCGACAACTCGGTTTACGGCGCCGGCACCAAGCTACCGCACAACGTAATCGGCTTGCTGGGCGTCGCCAACGGCGTCGAAGGCGATCTGCGTACCGGTTTGCCCTCGCAAATGATCGAAGTTCACGAACCGGCCCGACTGCTGATGGTGGTGGAACAAACCACCGCTATTATGGATAAAGCCTTGGCCGGCATCGGCGGTTTGCAGGAATGGCTGGACGGCGAATGGATCAGATTGGTCAGCTGCGACCCCGCCAGCCACGAATTGCAGCTATACGCCAAACACGGCTGGGAAAACATCGAACTGCCGGATACCTTGCAAACTCCGGCAGCGCCCCACTCGGAAAAAATCATCCTCGGCAAGACCGCAACGATACCGGTACATCAGTTATCAGGGAGACGGGCATGA
- a CDS encoding DUF2490 domain-containing protein — translation MAEHSYPRNWLKIILFMFTAASAALAHAGELAEDTGAWLQIVGEGSLKAVDPSLEKGRIWLEGQSRFDGNWGHWYQGMVRSAVGYSLSDRATIWAGYTWLPTQNIGKPYIAQQDIWPAFRYILPTDIGTFTFRTMWETNFLRGDQVRERPRQMIKFMHPFDFEPRLSFIAWDEAFYRVNTTAWGGKSGFDQNRAFSGLGWNFNKNVRAELGYLNQYLDDANHRDAKMHHLGMASLFVNF, via the coding sequence ATGGCCGAACACTCTTATCCTCGCAATTGGTTGAAAATCATCTTGTTTATGTTCACAGCGGCCAGTGCGGCTTTGGCGCATGCCGGTGAATTGGCGGAAGATACCGGCGCTTGGCTGCAAATCGTCGGCGAAGGCAGTCTCAAAGCGGTCGACCCGTCGTTGGAGAAAGGCCGCATCTGGCTGGAAGGGCAGTCGCGTTTCGACGGCAACTGGGGGCATTGGTATCAGGGCATGGTCCGTTCCGCGGTCGGTTACTCGTTGAGCGACCGGGCCACGATCTGGGCCGGTTATACCTGGCTGCCGACCCAGAACATCGGTAAGCCTTATATCGCGCAACAGGATATTTGGCCGGCGTTTCGCTACATCCTGCCCACCGACATCGGCACCTTCACCTTCCGCACCATGTGGGAAACCAATTTCCTGCGCGGCGACCAAGTCCGCGAGCGGCCGCGGCAGATGATCAAATTCATGCATCCGTTCGATTTCGAGCCGCGGCTGAGCTTCATCGCCTGGGACGAAGCGTTTTATCGGGTTAACACCACCGCCTGGGGCGGCAAATCCGGCTTCGACCAAAACCGGGCCTTCAGCGGCCTCGGCTGGAATTTCAACAAAAACGTTCGGGCCGAACTGGGTTACTTGAACCAGTACCTCGACGATGCCAACCACCGCGATGCCAAGATGCACCATTTGGGCATGGCGTCGTTGTTCGTCAACTTCTAG
- a CDS encoding SulP family inorganic anion transporter produces the protein MSPVSQLVLPKTGIPGLVENWRSDLLSGFLVFLIALPLCLGIAMASGFPPMSGIITAIIGGVLVSRISGSHVTINGPAAGLIVVIVDAVQSLGHGDAMAGYRYTLAAIVVASVLQILLGVFKAGKLSAFFPSSVVHGMLAAIGIIIMAKQVHTLLGVKPEAKTLLGTIAEIPHSIIEMNPEVSLIGLCGLALLVVWSLIKQPTLKMIPAPLLVVMLGLALGQYFDLDHIHQYLFLPEAEILPHHQYTVGPTFLVAVPENFMSGFYFPDFSKIATAEFWVAVVTIWLVGSLESLLSASAVDKLDPYKRNSNLNRDLAAVGVGNLVAGMVGGLPMIAEIVRSSANINNGAKTGWANFFHGMLLLIFVALFPRLIHEIPLSSLAALLVFTGFRLASPKEFAKTLSVGLDHFVVFVITIIGVIATDLLVGVAIGIVAELLIHMTRGLKPGNVFSLAYHVNQTDPRTYHIAVSGAAVFSNFISLKSLLADFPQGENVFFDLTDAELIDHTVMEFIHHYAEEYRHAGGKCEIVGLDEHHSYSDHHLAARRKLSV, from the coding sequence ATGTCCCCCGTATCTCAGCTTGTGTTGCCGAAAACCGGTATTCCCGGCCTGGTCGAAAACTGGCGCAGCGATTTGCTCTCCGGTTTTCTGGTGTTTTTGATTGCATTGCCGCTATGCCTCGGTATCGCGATGGCGTCCGGCTTTCCGCCGATGTCGGGCATCATCACCGCCATCATCGGCGGCGTGCTGGTCTCCCGCATCAGCGGCTCGCATGTCACGATCAATGGCCCGGCGGCCGGTCTGATCGTGGTCATCGTCGATGCGGTGCAGTCACTGGGACATGGCGATGCGATGGCCGGTTACCGTTACACCTTGGCGGCCATCGTCGTTGCCAGTGTGTTGCAGATATTGCTCGGCGTGTTCAAAGCCGGCAAGCTGAGTGCCTTTTTTCCCAGTTCGGTGGTGCACGGCATGTTGGCCGCGATCGGCATCATCATCATGGCCAAGCAGGTTCATACCCTGTTAGGGGTAAAACCCGAAGCCAAAACCCTGCTCGGTACGATTGCCGAGATTCCGCATTCGATCATCGAAATGAATCCGGAAGTGTCGTTGATCGGTTTATGCGGACTGGCCTTGCTGGTGGTTTGGTCCTTGATCAAACAACCGACCCTGAAGATGATTCCGGCGCCGTTGCTGGTGGTCATGCTCGGCTTGGCTTTGGGCCAATACTTCGACCTGGACCATATCCACCAATACCTATTCTTGCCCGAAGCCGAAATTTTGCCGCACCACCAATACACCGTGGGGCCTACCTTCCTGGTGGCGGTGCCGGAGAATTTTATGTCCGGCTTTTACTTTCCGGATTTTTCCAAAATCGCCACCGCCGAATTTTGGGTGGCAGTCGTGACGATTTGGTTGGTCGGCAGCCTGGAAAGTCTATTGAGCGCGTCGGCGGTGGACAAACTCGATCCCTACAAGCGCAACTCCAATTTGAATCGGGACCTGGCTGCGGTCGGCGTCGGCAACTTGGTCGCCGGTATGGTCGGCGGTCTGCCGATGATTGCCGAGATCGTCCGTAGCTCGGCCAATATCAACAACGGCGCCAAAACCGGTTGGGCCAATTTCTTCCACGGTATGCTGCTACTGATTTTCGTAGCGCTGTTTCCGCGCTTGATTCACGAAATTCCGCTGTCTTCGTTGGCGGCATTGCTGGTCTTCACCGGCTTCAGGCTGGCTTCGCCGAAAGAGTTCGCCAAAACCTTGTCGGTCGGTTTGGATCATTTCGTGGTGTTCGTGATCACCATTATCGGCGTCATCGCCACCGATTTGCTGGTCGGCGTCGCGATCGGCATCGTCGCCGAGTTGCTGATCCACATGACCCGCGGCTTAAAACCGGGCAATGTGTTTTCGCTGGCCTACCACGTCAACCAGACCGATCCGCGCACCTACCATATTGCCGTCAGCGGTGCGGCGGTGTTCTCCAACTTCATCAGCTTGAAAAGCTTGTTGGCGGATTTTCCGCAAGGCGAGAACGTGTTCTTCGATCTGACCGACGCTGAGTTAATCGACCATACTGTGATGGAGTTTATCCACCACTATGCGGAAGAGTATCGCCACGCCGGGGGCAAATGCGAAATCGTCGGCCTCGACGAACATCACAGCTACTCCGACCACCATCTGGCTGCACGCCGCAAGCTCAGCGTTTGA
- the dtd gene encoding D-aminoacyl-tRNA deacylase: MISVIQRVTQAKVTVDGIDIGVIGPGIMALLAVEKADTPKQADRLLERILNYRIFADADDKMNLSLRDINGGLLLVPQFTLAADTDSGNRPSFATAAPPAMGRELFEYARHRATAIYPHCQFGRFGADMKVSLVNDGPVTFTLRCQDKTR, encoded by the coding sequence ATGATCAGCGTCATCCAACGCGTCACCCAAGCCAAAGTCACGGTCGACGGCATCGATATCGGGGTTATCGGCCCCGGCATCATGGCGTTATTAGCGGTGGAAAAAGCCGACACCCCTAAGCAAGCCGATCGCCTACTGGAGCGAATTCTGAATTACCGGATATTCGCCGATGCCGACGACAAGATGAATCTGAGCTTGCGCGATATTAACGGCGGCCTGCTGTTGGTGCCGCAATTCACGCTGGCCGCCGACACCGATAGCGGCAATCGCCCCAGCTTTGCGACAGCCGCGCCGCCGGCAATGGGCCGGGAATTGTTCGAATACGCCCGGCACCGGGCCACGGCAATTTACCCGCATTGCCAATTCGGCCGCTTCGGCGCCGACATGAAAGTCTCTTTGGTCAACGACGGCCCGGTGACTTTTACCCTGCGTTGCCAGGATAAAACCCGCTAA